In a single window of the Terriglobus roseus genome:
- a CDS encoding FAD-binding oxidoreductase, with protein MDRRLFLQGSGALAGLGLLNGCAKRVAVPAVAAAGAPTMPFYDMPGNIVPIRADLDRIFRITVCLRPFRAAGPRIELVKVGDKPVVTNYGHGGSGWSLSWGSADFAVRKAMDAAPGVKECAVIGAGALGLTAALTAQRMGYNVTIYAKERAPYIRSVRATGSWTPDSRIALADKAPATFAADWEKMARTSWGMYNSYLGTAGNPIEWTDRYMLSDAEPRNPNAPADPNMPTEAAQAKPVHEFARYADSIADLHPKSQLLPPGSTPFPTKYVRRSTSLSFNVAGYAKQLMQEFFIAGGRMEYREFHTPNEFAALPQGVVICCTGYDSRALWSDESVVPVRGQIAWLIPQEGATYGIGYKGLNMLARRDGIVMQPSVGGEDEGWNDTNEQPDRAAAEAGVKILQELYTRMEPIIAKRGTAVRA; from the coding sequence ATGGATCGTCGACTTTTTCTGCAGGGATCCGGTGCGCTTGCCGGGCTTGGACTTTTGAACGGCTGTGCGAAGCGTGTTGCCGTGCCTGCGGTGGCTGCTGCGGGAGCACCGACGATGCCTTTCTACGACATGCCTGGCAACATCGTGCCCATCCGAGCCGATCTGGATCGCATCTTCCGCATCACGGTGTGCCTGCGTCCCTTCCGTGCGGCAGGACCGCGCATCGAGCTGGTCAAGGTGGGAGATAAGCCCGTCGTGACGAACTACGGTCACGGCGGCAGCGGATGGTCGCTCTCGTGGGGTTCCGCAGACTTTGCGGTGCGTAAGGCGATGGACGCTGCTCCCGGCGTGAAGGAGTGCGCTGTCATCGGAGCGGGCGCGCTGGGGTTGACAGCCGCGCTGACGGCGCAGCGCATGGGCTATAACGTGACGATCTATGCGAAGGAACGTGCGCCCTACATTCGCTCCGTCCGGGCGACAGGATCATGGACTCCAGATTCACGCATTGCTTTGGCGGACAAGGCTCCTGCGACCTTTGCAGCGGACTGGGAGAAGATGGCCCGCACCTCGTGGGGCATGTACAACAGCTACCTGGGCACGGCGGGCAATCCCATCGAGTGGACCGATCGCTACATGCTCTCGGACGCGGAGCCGCGCAACCCGAATGCACCTGCCGACCCAAACATGCCCACGGAAGCGGCGCAGGCGAAGCCAGTCCATGAGTTCGCACGCTACGCCGACAGCATCGCCGACCTTCACCCGAAGAGCCAGCTGCTGCCGCCGGGATCGACACCGTTTCCGACAAAGTATGTGCGGCGCTCCACCTCGCTGAGTTTTAACGTGGCGGGCTACGCGAAGCAGTTGATGCAGGAGTTCTTCATCGCGGGCGGCCGCATGGAGTATCGAGAATTTCACACGCCGAATGAGTTCGCCGCACTGCCGCAGGGCGTTGTCATCTGCTGCACGGGGTATGACTCTCGCGCGCTTTGGTCTGACGAAAGCGTCGTCCCAGTGCGCGGGCAGATCGCGTGGCTCATCCCGCAGGAGGGGGCGACTTACGGCATCGGCTACAAGGGGTTGAACATGCTGGCGCGGCGCGACGGCATCGTGATGCAGCCAAGTGTTGGCGGCGAAGATGAGGGTTGGAATGACACGAACGAACAGCCCGATCGTGCTGCGGCCGAAGCAGGCGTGAAGATCCTGCAGGAGCTTTACACGCGCATGGAACCGATCATCGCGAAGCGAGGCACTGCAGTTCGTGCATAA
- a CDS encoding GGDEF domain-containing protein produces the protein MISVLHRIEDLQVVCFAIIFSVMAWQMRKNKTIRYAWLSYVLASVVSVLDVAMPQPLSTLTVSCIFAIISIRYAILASAMSAFTRRSRWLAMVSYGVAALSASLLLLPRAGVAPFVISGLFYLFLAVQLSLMCVIVLLSKEKATRVPRRFIGVLFLLSVACRFAQTWAVWSHASARAAWWRDQGLFLNSTVIGCVLPFTIVWMMNARIQKDLLKQSLVDPLTELLNRRGLNDAAQRELSRYARVRQDFAVAVVDIDHFKTLNDSYGHACGDDVLRSTASLFRELLRQSDVVSRSGGEEFVLLLALTQESETLAVLERIRSAVAARTLQVGDATVQTTISIGATNTRGRFNLTWRELHDEADQALYAAKRGGRNRTALFDAQDTGASHGPEQGAVDVQSVA, from the coding sequence ATGATTTCAGTTCTCCATCGCATTGAGGATCTCCAGGTCGTCTGCTTTGCCATCATCTTCAGCGTGATGGCGTGGCAGATGCGCAAGAACAAGACGATCCGTTATGCGTGGCTGAGCTATGTACTCGCTTCGGTTGTGTCCGTTCTGGATGTAGCGATGCCGCAGCCGCTTAGCACCCTTACGGTCAGTTGCATCTTCGCCATCATCAGCATTCGATACGCCATCCTGGCCAGTGCCATGTCGGCCTTCACCCGGCGATCGCGCTGGCTGGCGATGGTCTCCTATGGCGTCGCAGCGCTCTCTGCCTCTCTGCTCCTGCTGCCACGCGCCGGCGTTGCGCCCTTCGTGATCTCCGGCCTCTTCTACCTGTTCCTTGCCGTACAGCTATCGCTGATGTGCGTCATCGTTCTGTTGTCGAAGGAGAAGGCCACACGTGTTCCGCGTCGATTCATTGGCGTGCTGTTCCTCTTGTCCGTCGCATGCCGTTTCGCGCAGACATGGGCCGTGTGGTCCCATGCTTCGGCACGTGCGGCGTGGTGGAGAGACCAAGGTCTTTTCCTGAATTCGACGGTCATCGGCTGCGTGCTTCCCTTCACCATCGTGTGGATGATGAATGCACGCATTCAGAAGGATCTTCTGAAGCAGAGCCTGGTCGATCCGCTGACGGAGCTGCTGAACCGCCGCGGCCTGAACGATGCAGCACAGCGCGAACTGTCCCGTTACGCGCGTGTCCGCCAGGACTTCGCCGTTGCCGTCGTGGACATTGACCACTTCAAGACTCTGAATGACTCCTATGGTCACGCCTGTGGTGATGACGTCCTGCGCTCCACCGCATCCCTGTTTCGCGAACTGCTGCGGCAAAGCGACGTAGTCAGCCGCAGCGGCGGTGAGGAATTTGTGCTTCTGCTGGCACTCACGCAGGAGAGTGAGACCCTGGCGGTGTTGGAACGCATTCGTTCGGCCGTAGCCGCCCGTACCCTGCAGGTGGGCGACGCCACCGTGCAGACAACCATCAGTATTGGCGCAACCAACACGCGCGGCCGCTTCAACCTGACGTGGCGAGAGCTGCATGATGAAGCCGACCAGGCTCTCTACGCTGCCAAACGAGGTGGTCGCAATCGCACCGCGCTCTTTGATGCACAGGACACGGGCGCTTCGCATGGTCCGGAACAGGGCGCCGTCGACGTCCAGTCCGTCGCATGA
- a CDS encoding dienelactone hydrolase family protein yields the protein MNSERPKLPIEAVELYNEFIHGGMSRRAFITRVQGLAVAGLGATAVIEALMPNYALGQQVSKTDDRIKTSYETIPSPKGNGTIKGYFVRPVSADSRNEKPSKLPGILVVHENRGLNPHIEDIARRMALSNFMAFAPDGLTSQGGFPGDDYKGGLLFNKIDKAKMFEDMVAAAEWLKARADCTGKIGVTGFCYGGSVSNNLAARMGADLAAAVPFYGGVPPDAEIPKIKAAVLVQHGELDKNTAATWPGYDKALTAAGVPHEGYIYPGAVHGFNCDATPERYNKAAADLAWGRTIDWFNKYTRA from the coding sequence ATGAACTCTGAGCGTCCGAAACTGCCGATCGAAGCCGTCGAGTTGTACAACGAATTCATCCACGGTGGCATGAGCCGCCGCGCGTTCATCACACGCGTCCAGGGTCTCGCCGTGGCGGGGTTGGGCGCAACCGCCGTCATCGAAGCGCTGATGCCGAACTATGCACTGGGCCAGCAGGTCTCCAAGACTGACGACCGCATCAAGACCAGCTACGAGACCATTCCGTCGCCCAAGGGCAATGGCACCATCAAGGGTTATTTTGTGCGGCCAGTCAGCGCGGATTCTCGGAATGAGAAACCGTCCAAGCTGCCCGGCATCCTTGTGGTTCATGAGAATCGCGGACTGAACCCTCATATTGAAGACATTGCGCGTCGCATGGCGCTGTCGAACTTTATGGCATTCGCGCCGGACGGCCTCACCTCGCAGGGCGGCTTTCCAGGCGACGACTACAAGGGTGGACTGCTGTTCAACAAGATCGATAAGGCCAAGATGTTCGAGGACATGGTGGCCGCAGCGGAGTGGTTGAAGGCGCGAGCCGACTGCACCGGCAAGATCGGTGTGACGGGTTTCTGCTACGGTGGCAGCGTCTCCAACAACCTGGCAGCGCGCATGGGTGCGGACCTGGCAGCGGCTGTGCCGTTCTACGGTGGCGTGCCTCCTGATGCGGAGATCCCGAAGATCAAGGCTGCGGTGCTGGTGCAGCATGGCGAGTTGGATAAGAACACTGCTGCAACCTGGCCCGGATATGACAAGGCGCTCACAGCGGCGGGTGTGCCGCATGAAGGCTACATCTATCCCGGCGCTGTGCACGGGTTCAACTGCGATGCAACGCCCGAACGCTACAACAAGGCTGCGGCAGACCTGGCGTGGGGACGCACCATCGACTGGTTCAACAAGTACACGCGCGCTTAG
- a CDS encoding rhodanese-related sulfurtransferase — translation MYTVAAYYRFFAVADPSALRDELRAAFVDTDLLGTTLVAPEGINGTMAGSAETIDRLLRFLAERTGLDRAEVKFSTSEKAPFRRLKIKRKREIITFNTSAVDPTRPGQYVAPEDWNALLADPEVLLLDTRNSYESEIGTFHGAVAPPLNTFSDFAEYVRENLEPEKHRKVAMFCTGGIRCEKASAYMLQHGFPEVYHLKGGILKYLEDVPAEQSQWKGECYVFDERVAVGHKDYKG, via the coding sequence ATGTACACCGTTGCCGCCTACTATCGTTTCTTCGCCGTGGCCGATCCGTCGGCGTTGCGTGACGAACTGCGCGCGGCCTTTGTCGATACGGATCTGCTTGGTACCACGCTGGTGGCGCCGGAGGGCATCAACGGCACAATGGCCGGTTCCGCCGAGACCATCGATCGGCTGCTCCGCTTCCTGGCAGAACGGACGGGACTGGATCGGGCTGAGGTGAAGTTCTCGACCTCGGAGAAGGCTCCGTTTCGACGTCTGAAGATCAAACGGAAGCGTGAGATCATCACCTTCAACACGTCCGCAGTCGATCCTACGCGGCCGGGGCAGTATGTCGCTCCCGAAGATTGGAATGCGCTTCTGGCGGATCCCGAAGTGCTGCTGCTGGATACGCGCAATTCGTACGAGAGCGAGATCGGCACCTTTCACGGTGCGGTGGCGCCGCCACTGAATACCTTCTCGGATTTTGCGGAGTATGTCCGAGAAAATCTGGAGCCGGAGAAGCATCGCAAAGTCGCCATGTTCTGCACGGGTGGCATCCGGTGCGAGAAGGCTTCGGCTTACATGCTGCAGCATGGTTTTCCGGAGGTCTACCACCTGAAGGGTGGAATCCTGAAGTATCTGGAAGATGTTCCCGCCGAGCAGAGCCAGTGGAAGGGCGAATGCTACGTCTTTGACGAGCGCGTCGCCGTTGGACACAAAGACTACAAAGGCTAA
- the ychF gene encoding redox-regulated ATPase YchF: MPLNVGIVGLPNVGKSTIFSALTAIEAVAANYPFCTIEPNVGIVPVPDDRQDKIVALVKPNSIVPTVMEFVDIAGLVAGASKGEGLGNQFLANIRSTDATLHIVRCFEDNEIIHVAGKVDPISDIDVINTELMLADLDTVTRRHEKSAKLARTSQDSKIKNEFSALTKLLEALNAGKPARTADLTDEEKPLVRDLHLITMKPTLYVANVDEAGLKDGNAHTAAVEKRAAEEGNEVVRICGALEAEISQLDPAERDEFLKDMGVTEPGLTRLIHAAYRMLGLITYFTSGVQEVRAWTIRKGTKAPGAAGVIHTDFERGFIKADAYNCEDLFRLGSEQAVKEKGLLRSEGKEYVVKDGDILFFKFNV; this comes from the coding sequence ATGCCATTGAATGTAGGAATTGTCGGTCTTCCCAACGTGGGTAAGAGCACCATCTTCAGCGCGCTGACAGCCATTGAGGCCGTCGCGGCGAACTACCCTTTCTGCACCATCGAACCCAACGTCGGTATCGTGCCCGTTCCCGACGACCGACAGGACAAGATCGTCGCGCTGGTCAAACCGAACAGTATCGTCCCCACGGTGATGGAGTTCGTCGACATCGCGGGACTGGTCGCCGGCGCCAGCAAGGGTGAGGGCCTTGGCAACCAGTTCCTTGCCAACATCCGTTCCACCGACGCCACGCTGCATATCGTGCGCTGCTTTGAGGACAACGAGATCATCCACGTCGCGGGCAAGGTCGATCCCATCAGCGACATCGATGTCATCAATACCGAGCTGATGCTCGCCGATCTGGACACCGTCACACGCCGCCACGAGAAGAGCGCAAAGCTGGCGCGCACCTCGCAGGACTCGAAGATCAAGAACGAGTTCAGCGCCTTGACCAAGCTGCTGGAGGCACTGAATGCCGGTAAGCCTGCACGTACGGCGGACCTGACCGACGAAGAGAAGCCGCTGGTACGCGACCTGCACCTGATCACGATGAAGCCGACGCTCTATGTGGCCAATGTCGATGAGGCCGGGCTCAAGGATGGCAACGCGCATACTGCTGCCGTCGAAAAGCGTGCGGCCGAAGAAGGCAACGAAGTCGTGCGCATCTGCGGCGCACTGGAAGCCGAGATCTCGCAGCTGGACCCCGCAGAGCGCGATGAATTCCTGAAGGACATGGGCGTTACCGAGCCCGGCCTGACGCGACTGATCCACGCGGCATACCGCATGCTCGGCCTGATTACCTACTTCACCTCGGGCGTGCAGGAGGTCCGCGCATGGACGATCCGCAAGGGCACCAAGGCGCCGGGTGCCGCGGGCGTCATCCACACGGATTTTGAACGCGGCTTCATCAAGGCCGATGCCTACAACTGCGAAGATCTCTTCCGCCTGGGCAGCGAACAGGCTGTGAAAGAAAAAGGTCTGCTGCGTAGTGAAGGCAAGGAATACGTCGTGAAGGACGGAGATATTCTGTTCTTCAAGTTCAACGTGTAG
- a CDS encoding MOSC domain-containing protein has translation MILDASTGHVLAVCRSPRHGFSKEARASIRLLSGRGVEGDAHCGETVQHLYLKRKSPTAPNLMQVHLLQSELLDELAFSGFDLQPGKFGENITTRNIDLLTLPVGTRLHLGDEAIVELTGLRTPCKKIEDFCPGLLKQVVHRDGSRIIQAKAGVMAIVVQDGVIAPGAGIVVILPEFPHKPMQMI, from the coding sequence ATGATCCTCGACGCATCTACCGGACATGTTCTCGCCGTCTGCAGAAGCCCGCGCCATGGCTTCAGCAAAGAAGCCCGGGCATCCATCCGCCTGCTGTCAGGCCGTGGCGTTGAAGGCGACGCGCACTGCGGCGAGACAGTGCAGCACCTGTATCTGAAGCGAAAGAGTCCGACCGCGCCCAACCTTATGCAGGTCCACTTACTGCAGTCGGAGTTACTCGATGAGCTAGCTTTTTCAGGCTTCGATCTGCAGCCGGGTAAGTTCGGTGAGAACATAACAACCCGGAACATCGACCTGCTGACACTGCCGGTGGGGACGCGCCTGCACCTTGGCGATGAGGCAATCGTGGAACTCACCGGATTGCGCACGCCCTGCAAGAAGATCGAGGACTTTTGCCCGGGCCTGCTAAAGCAGGTCGTCCACCGCGATGGCAGCAGGATCATCCAGGCAAAGGCAGGCGTCATGGCAATCGTGGTACAGGACGGCGTGATTGCGCCGGGTGCCGGTATCGTTGTCATCCTGCCGGAATTCCCCCACAAGCCGATGCAAATGATCTAA
- a CDS encoding EAL domain-containing protein, with protein sequence MAFQPIVDVSVGRVYAYEALVRGPQGQGADTVLSQVNDENLYAFDQSCRVRALTLASQLGLTDSGAMLSINFLPGAVYSPAACIQLTLKTARDLNFPLHKLIFEITEGEKVKNPNHLEAIAREYNKHGFKIAMDDFGAGFANLNLLADLSADIVKLDMGLTRNLHLRLKARRIVRSLVSLCQQIDVALIAEGVESPDEYAALRDSGIHLMQGYLLAKPEFEALPLFTLPDPDGTAASTLIPM encoded by the coding sequence ATGGCATTTCAACCCATCGTGGATGTATCGGTGGGACGTGTGTACGCCTATGAGGCTCTGGTGCGCGGCCCGCAGGGTCAGGGTGCTGACACCGTCCTGTCGCAGGTGAACGACGAGAACCTGTACGCCTTCGATCAAAGCTGCCGGGTCCGTGCCCTCACTCTGGCGAGCCAGCTTGGCCTCACGGACAGTGGCGCAATGCTCTCCATCAATTTCCTGCCGGGCGCTGTCTACAGCCCCGCTGCATGCATCCAGCTCACGCTGAAGACGGCACGCGACCTGAACTTCCCATTGCACAAGCTGATCTTCGAAATCACGGAAGGTGAGAAGGTGAAGAATCCGAATCATCTTGAGGCGATTGCAAGGGAGTACAACAAGCACGGCTTCAAGATCGCGATGGATGATTTCGGTGCGGGCTTCGCGAACCTGAACCTACTCGCGGACTTATCAGCAGACATCGTAAAACTGGATATGGGACTGACCCGGAACCTGCACCTGAGGCTAAAAGCACGGCGCATCGTGAGGTCACTGGTGAGTCTGTGCCAGCAGATAGACGTCGCGCTGATTGCCGAGGGTGTGGAAAGCCCCGACGAGTACGCGGCCCTCCGCGACTCCGGTATCCATCTGATGCAGGGCTACCTGTTGGCAAAGCCAGAGTTTGAAGCACTACCGCTGTTTACGTTGCCAGATCCAGACGGCACCGCGGCCTCCACATTGATTCCCATGTAA
- a CDS encoding dipeptidase, with amino-acid sequence MKSLTALSLVAVLLMPAPALLAQTDDAALIAKAKKIHSHVIPLDTHNDIEPSNFTPECNYTMRLSTQVNIPKMVEGGMDVSFMIVYVGQGPLTPEGYDNAYRQASAKFDAIHMLTEKIAPDKIGLALTPADVVSLHKQGKKIAVIGVENGYPIGLDVKRVKEFYDRGARYMSLAHNGNSQLADSNTGEKDGYSYNNGLSDEGRQVIAEMNRLGMMVDLSHPSKGANLEAIKLSKAPVIASHSGVRAMAPSVSRDMDDEQLLALKKSGGVIQIVGFASYLKPESPERTEALSKLAAEYFGTGAGAGRRGGAGGETAAPRPCPVENPSAPAQARRSPYAAFASSLPEEKRDAFMKRLAEIDAQYPAVPRANVKDLVNQIDYAVKLIGIDHVGIASDFDGGGGIDGWNSTAESFNVTLELVRRGYTEKQIGKLWSGNLLRVWGDVQKEAQREQMAAK; translated from the coding sequence TTGAAATCCCTGACGGCTCTTTCCCTTGTTGCGGTTCTATTGATGCCCGCGCCGGCGCTGCTCGCACAAACGGATGACGCGGCCCTGATTGCCAAGGCGAAGAAGATCCACAGCCACGTGATCCCGCTGGACACGCACAACGACATTGAGCCCTCCAACTTCACACCGGAGTGCAACTACACCATGCGGCTGAGCACGCAGGTGAACATTCCCAAGATGGTTGAGGGTGGCATGGACGTGTCGTTCATGATCGTCTACGTCGGCCAGGGACCGCTGACGCCCGAGGGGTATGACAACGCGTACAGGCAGGCGAGCGCGAAGTTCGATGCGATCCACATGCTGACCGAGAAGATCGCACCCGACAAGATCGGCCTGGCGCTGACACCAGCCGATGTCGTGTCGCTGCACAAGCAGGGCAAGAAGATCGCTGTCATCGGTGTGGAGAACGGCTACCCCATCGGCCTCGACGTGAAACGTGTGAAGGAGTTCTACGACCGCGGCGCGCGTTATATGTCGCTGGCACACAACGGCAACAGCCAACTGGCGGACTCCAACACGGGCGAGAAGGACGGGTATTCCTACAACAACGGCTTGTCCGACGAAGGCCGTCAGGTCATCGCCGAGATGAATCGACTGGGCATGATGGTCGACCTGTCGCACCCGTCCAAGGGCGCGAACCTTGAGGCCATCAAGCTGTCGAAGGCGCCGGTCATCGCGTCGCACTCCGGCGTGCGCGCCATGGCGCCCAGCGTCAGCCGCGACATGGATGATGAGCAGTTGCTGGCTCTGAAGAAGAGCGGTGGCGTCATCCAGATTGTTGGCTTCGCGTCGTACCTGAAGCCGGAGTCGCCGGAGCGCACGGAGGCCCTGTCCAAGCTTGCTGCAGAGTACTTCGGCACGGGTGCCGGTGCCGGCCGCCGCGGTGGTGCTGGTGGAGAGACGGCTGCGCCGCGCCCGTGCCCGGTGGAGAATCCCTCCGCACCTGCGCAGGCTCGTCGCAGCCCCTATGCTGCCTTCGCGAGTTCGCTGCCGGAAGAGAAGCGTGATGCCTTCATGAAACGTCTGGCAGAGATCGATGCGCAATACCCGGCTGTCCCGCGCGCCAACGTGAAGGACCTTGTGAACCAGATTGACTATGCCGTGAAGCTCATCGGCATTGATCACGTCGGCATTGCTTCGGACTTCGATGGTGGCGGCGGTATCGATGGCTGGAACAGCACGGCCGAGTCCTTCAACGTGACGCTGGAACTGGTGCGGCGCGGCTACACGGAAAAGCAGATCGGCAAGCTGTGGAGCGGCAACCTGCTCCGCGTGTGGGGCGATGTCCAGAAAGAAGCACAAAGAGAACAGATGGCTGCGAAGTAA
- a CDS encoding tetratricopeptide repeat protein — MSDKSKALQHIATGSTLALGSPTRSGLIARGRRDAASTATNPHYRQAVLDYNVGDFAAAAAGFRLAAEGGHAESQYLLSTLYDMGEGVPQDDAEAALWERRAADQGHAYAQANLSFRYYAANDFAQAFAWCQRAAHSNLAWAQYNLGLMYRKGEGVPQSDAEAAYWYRLAATQGFPEAEQKLADLYYMGVGLPLNYAQAAVWYRRSAEHGNAEAQFQLGHMYATGQGVEHDYTQSRHWIHLAAQQGHDQALRELKRRQYRDP; from the coding sequence ATGAGCGATAAGAGCAAGGCCCTGCAACACATCGCCACCGGCAGCACGCTTGCGCTGGGTTCTCCGACGCGTTCCGGCCTCATCGCACGTGGCCGGCGCGATGCCGCCAGCACAGCCACCAATCCGCACTATCGGCAGGCGGTGCTCGACTACAACGTGGGCGACTTCGCTGCTGCCGCAGCCGGCTTTCGACTGGCTGCAGAGGGAGGCCACGCAGAATCGCAGTACCTGCTCAGCACCCTCTACGACATGGGTGAGGGCGTTCCGCAGGACGACGCAGAGGCCGCGCTATGGGAGCGTCGTGCTGCCGATCAGGGCCACGCCTACGCGCAGGCGAATCTCAGCTTTCGTTACTACGCTGCGAACGACTTTGCGCAGGCCTTCGCATGGTGCCAGCGTGCCGCGCACAGCAACCTGGCATGGGCGCAGTACAACCTGGGACTGATGTATCGCAAGGGCGAAGGCGTACCGCAGAGCGATGCGGAAGCAGCCTACTGGTATCGGCTGGCCGCAACGCAGGGCTTTCCGGAAGCCGAGCAGAAGCTGGCGGATCTGTACTACATGGGCGTTGGCCTCCCGCTTAATTACGCGCAGGCGGCCGTCTGGTATCGCCGCTCTGCCGAGCACGGCAACGCCGAAGCACAATTCCAGCTCGGCCATATGTACGCTACGGGCCAGGGCGTTGAGCACGACTACACCCAGTCGCGCCACTGGATCCACCTCGCCGCACAGCAAGGCCACGACCAGGCTCTGCGAGAGCTAAAGCGCCGCCAGTACCGCGATCCATAA
- a CDS encoding EAL domain-containing protein codes for MPMLSKYRDLRRAIRDDAIVPYFQPVVELSNRRLLGFEVLARWPESKRGFLGPADFIRQAEESGLIQSLTESLMCQACKVASTWPGSLRLSVNLSTSQLRNRLLARQLRSVVEGAGFSMDRITMEITESALLGDVGTARDVVRSLKDAGIRLAIDDFGTGYSSLNHLRALPFDILKVDASFVRSMTLRREDRKIVAAVVGLGHSLGLTTVAEGVEEQVQSEMLICLGCHVGQGWLYGKAVPAAEATEMVNAEPSRELPSYPSQDVALTVVSALEALPGERLAQLRAIYEGAPVGICFLDRQLRYVSLNQRLAEINNLPVEAHLGRTVAAVLPRVYEVIRFRLDAALKGEATAFEITMEGRSLLANYQPARDEVGEVVGVSVAVIDVTRRKQAEHALREVETQYLRAAGNSSQVAWTADPNGLILDVHPQWSLLTGLPQEEVLGNGWQQSLHPDDLPHVLSEWSRSIMTGSPLDVEYRIRCADGDWLWMHIRAAARKSEQGQVVRWYGTAEEMGREARGHPPVSSAQTGFAFSEQS; via the coding sequence ATGCCTATGCTTTCAAAATATCGGGATCTGAGACGAGCCATTCGAGACGACGCGATCGTGCCGTACTTCCAGCCCGTCGTTGAACTTTCCAATCGTAGGCTGCTCGGCTTTGAAGTGCTTGCGCGGTGGCCAGAGTCGAAACGGGGATTCCTCGGACCGGCTGACTTCATCCGTCAGGCGGAAGAATCCGGCCTGATTCAGTCGCTGACCGAAAGCCTTATGTGTCAGGCGTGCAAGGTCGCCAGTACCTGGCCGGGATCGCTTCGCCTCTCCGTCAACCTTTCGACCAGCCAGCTAAGAAACCGACTCCTTGCGCGGCAATTGCGGAGCGTGGTGGAAGGAGCGGGTTTCTCCATGGACCGAATCACCATGGAGATCACGGAGAGCGCGCTGCTCGGGGATGTGGGGACCGCAAGAGATGTCGTGCGCAGCCTGAAGGACGCGGGCATCCGCCTGGCCATCGACGATTTCGGAACTGGCTACTCCAGCTTGAACCATCTCCGCGCGCTGCCCTTCGACATACTCAAGGTGGATGCGAGCTTCGTTCGATCCATGACGCTCAGGCGCGAGGACCGGAAGATCGTCGCTGCCGTGGTGGGCCTGGGCCATAGTCTTGGCCTGACCACCGTGGCCGAAGGCGTAGAAGAGCAGGTTCAGTCTGAGATGCTCATCTGTCTGGGCTGCCATGTCGGTCAGGGTTGGCTCTACGGCAAGGCTGTTCCTGCCGCAGAGGCGACCGAGATGGTCAACGCCGAACCATCCCGCGAGTTGCCCAGCTACCCCTCGCAGGACGTCGCCCTGACGGTCGTCTCGGCCCTCGAAGCGCTTCCGGGGGAGCGGCTGGCACAGCTGCGAGCGATCTACGAGGGCGCTCCTGTCGGCATCTGTTTTCTTGACCGTCAACTACGCTACGTCAGCCTGAATCAGCGGCTGGCAGAGATCAACAACCTGCCTGTTGAGGCTCACCTGGGCCGAACGGTTGCGGCAGTGCTGCCCCGCGTCTATGAGGTGATTCGGTTCCGGCTCGATGCCGCTCTCAAAGGTGAAGCGACGGCTTTTGAGATCACCATGGAAGGTCGTTCGTTGCTTGCGAACTACCAACCGGCGCGGGATGAGGTTGGCGAGGTTGTCGGCGTCTCCGTCGCCGTCATCGACGTGACCAGGCGAAAGCAGGCGGAACACGCTCTGCGCGAGGTAGAGACCCAGTATCTGCGGGCTGCGGGAAACAGCTCCCAGGTCGCATGGACTGCTGACCCCAATGGATTGATTCTTGATGTCCACCCGCAGTGGAGCCTGCTTACAGGCCTCCCGCAGGAAGAGGTTCTAGGAAACGGGTGGCAACAATCGCTGCACCCGGACGACCTTCCCCACGTGCTCTCAGAATGGTCGAGGTCGATCATGACCGGTAGCCCCCTGGATGTGGAGTACCGCATTCGCTGTGCGGACGGCGACTGGCTATGGATGCACATCCGGGCCGCCGCACGTAAGAGCGAACAGGGACAGGTGGTGCGCTGGTACGGCACTGCAGAAGAGATGGGCCGAGAGGCGAGAGGACATCCACCCGTGAGTAGTGCGCAGACGGGATTCGCATTTTCGGAGCAATCGTAG